A stretch of the Dechloromonas sp. TW-R-39-2 genome encodes the following:
- a CDS encoding ferric reductase-like transmembrane domain-containing protein, with amino-acid sequence MKHPLLALALAPLGLWAAFVLPDTLAGNPGFWDWRRTLVILSGIFSLWWMSAGILLAGRPGWLERRFGGLDKIYRLHRNIGIGAGVFVFMHWMLEWLPKKLSRLVWLPEQVRGPKGPKDWWISLAKDVGEWAGYILLAMVVIALIRRIPYRWFRLLHKGFGAVFVAGAFHGLLLMPGNFWQQPLGWLTALLAAAGLIPALLSLANRIGRRRQYPARIESLQRHADHVLELVCRPYKGWPGHAAGQFLFIDFGRPGEGAHPFTIASAWDPQQGTLTLAIKELGDLTRQLPHQLEPGQAVRLEGPYGQFDFGLAEPVDRDKAGHPQIWVAGGIGITPFLARMEVLAKQVAAQPEIDLFYCSRQAGSFPDNLEARCQAAGVRLHHQLTSRDGPLAASEITGRLKSGSSVWFCGPAEWGNTLEKTLRSAGLPTPAFHREAFEFR; translated from the coding sequence ATGAAACATCCCCTGCTTGCTCTTGCCCTGGCGCCACTCGGTTTGTGGGCTGCCTTTGTCTTGCCTGACACCCTGGCTGGCAACCCCGGTTTCTGGGACTGGCGACGAACGCTGGTCATCCTCTCCGGTATTTTCTCGCTCTGGTGGATGAGCGCCGGCATCCTGCTGGCTGGACGCCCTGGCTGGCTGGAGCGCCGTTTTGGCGGACTCGACAAGATTTACCGCCTGCATCGCAACATCGGAATCGGTGCCGGCGTCTTCGTCTTCATGCACTGGATGCTTGAATGGCTGCCCAAGAAACTGTCTCGCCTGGTCTGGTTGCCGGAACAGGTGCGTGGCCCGAAAGGACCGAAAGACTGGTGGATCAGCCTGGCCAAGGATGTCGGCGAATGGGCTGGTTACATCCTGCTGGCCATGGTGGTGATCGCCCTGATCCGGCGTATTCCGTATCGCTGGTTTCGCCTGCTGCACAAAGGATTCGGCGCTGTTTTCGTGGCTGGCGCATTCCACGGTCTACTGCTCATGCCGGGCAATTTCTGGCAACAACCACTCGGTTGGCTGACCGCACTGCTCGCCGCCGCCGGCCTGATTCCAGCCCTGCTTTCCCTGGCCAACCGGATTGGCCGGCGCCGGCAATACCCTGCTCGGATTGAAAGCCTCCAACGGCACGCGGATCACGTGCTTGAACTGGTCTGCCGGCCGTACAAGGGCTGGCCCGGACATGCCGCCGGACAGTTTCTGTTCATTGATTTTGGTCGCCCCGGCGAAGGTGCTCACCCCTTCACCATCGCCTCGGCCTGGGATCCGCAACAAGGAACGCTGACCCTGGCGATCAAGGAACTGGGCGACCTGACCAGGCAACTGCCGCACCAGCTCGAACCGGGACAGGCGGTCAGACTCGAAGGCCCGTACGGTCAATTCGATTTTGGCCTTGCCGAACCGGTCGACCGCGACAAGGCCGGTCATCCGCAAATATGGGTCGCCGGCGGGATCGGCATCACGCCCTTCCTTGCCCGCATGGAAGTCCTGGCCAAGCAGGTCGCAGCCCAGCCCGAAATCGATCTTTTCTACTGCAGCCGACAGGCCGGCAGCTTTCCGGACAATCTCGAAGCACGCTGCCAAGCCGCCGGCGTTCGCCTGCACCATCAACTGACCAGCCGCGATGGCCCGCTGGCCGCCAGCGAAATCACCGGCCGGTTGAAAAGCGGCAGCAGCGTCTGGTTCTGCGGCCCGGCCGAGTGGGGCAATACCCTCGAAAAAACCTTGAGATCAGCCGGTTTGCCAACCCCGGCCTTTCATCGCGAAGCCTTCGAATTTCGCTAA
- a CDS encoding arsenate reductase: MTKVFGIKNCDTMKKAFAWLGEQGVAYEFIDYKKAGVAEAHLPDWSARAGWQKLLNTRGLMWRKLSEEERADVDETKALSLMAQYPSLIKRPVLDTGKTLLVGFDPARYEEVLK, from the coding sequence ATGACAAAGGTATTCGGCATCAAGAACTGCGACACCATGAAAAAAGCCTTCGCCTGGCTGGGCGAACAAGGTGTTGCCTATGAATTTATCGACTACAAGAAAGCCGGCGTGGCCGAGGCTCACCTGCCCGACTGGAGCGCTCGTGCCGGTTGGCAGAAACTGCTCAACACGCGTGGCCTGATGTGGCGAAAACTGAGCGAGGAAGAACGGGCAGATGTCGATGAAACCAAGGCGCTCAGCCTGATGGCCCAATATCCCAGCTTGATCAAGCGCCCGGTACTCGACACCGGCAAAACCTTGCTGGTCGGTTTTGATCCGGCCCGTTACGAAGAGGTACTGAAATGA
- a CDS encoding Hsp33 family molecular chaperone HslO: MSESTIRRFIFEHLDIRGAVVHLGDSWQQMQVDRNYQPTVAQLLGELAAVTALIAGQLKQPGRLTLQLRGNGPIQSLIMDCNEQLQMRGMARSNPVVLPAPVPVLLGADQGGKLMMSLDMPNARQPYQSFVPLEGNSIGEIFEHYLEQSEQQPSRLFVTAGPNAAACLFLQKMPQADNHDPDGWNRISHMASTVKPAELLELDAEALLTRLFHEDTADHGVRVYDPLPVVYHCPEDWDKVRDMVISLGQADAESILEEHGEILIRDDICNREYRFTPDDVAELFAKATGQALH; the protein is encoded by the coding sequence ATGAGCGAAAGCACCATCCGCCGCTTTATTTTCGAGCATCTCGATATCCGTGGTGCGGTTGTTCACCTCGGTGATTCCTGGCAACAAATGCAGGTTGACCGCAACTACCAGCCGACAGTCGCCCAACTGCTTGGCGAACTGGCGGCAGTCACAGCGCTGATTGCCGGCCAGCTCAAGCAACCGGGTCGACTGACGCTGCAACTGCGCGGCAACGGTCCGATCCAGTCGCTGATCATGGATTGCAACGAACAACTCCAGATGCGTGGCATGGCCCGCAGCAATCCGGTCGTTCTGCCGGCCCCGGTACCCGTCCTGCTCGGCGCCGACCAGGGCGGCAAGCTGATGATGAGCCTGGACATGCCGAATGCCCGCCAGCCTTACCAAAGCTTCGTGCCGCTCGAAGGCAACAGCATCGGTGAGATTTTCGAGCATTACCTCGAACAATCGGAGCAGCAGCCGTCCCGCCTGTTCGTCACCGCCGGCCCCAATGCGGCAGCCTGCCTGTTCCTGCAGAAGATGCCGCAAGCCGACAATCACGACCCGGACGGCTGGAATCGGATCAGCCACATGGCCAGCACGGTCAAACCAGCCGAGCTGCTCGAACTCGATGCCGAAGCCCTGCTCACCCGTCTTTTCCACGAAGACACGGCCGATCATGGCGTACGCGTCTATGACCCGCTGCCTGTCGTTTATCACTGCCCGGAAGACTGGGACAAGGTACGCGACATGGTCATCAGCCTGGGCCAGGCCGATGCTGAATCAATTCTCGAAGAGCACGGTGAAATCCTGATCCGCGACGATATTTGCAACCGCGAATACCGTTTCACCCCGGACGATGTCGCCGAACTTTTCGCCAAAGCCACCGGACAGGCACTGCATTGA
- a CDS encoding HAMP domain-containing sensor histidine kinase — protein MKPSIDIFFLGRQVELLYRNVRLGQIMSVINAGFLIWVAHDIFGSPALLAWWVAAVLVAGLRVVLAARHARLDDVQRQEQAVRWLYRARVGAMASGLIWSIGALLLMIGSDTTLQLFTAFVMAGMVAGAVPVLAADKIAFRLYAWPIILAVGIASLGMDLLHIAFSLMTFLFLLIATRSADYFYATLHDSFRLEHEKDQLLEHLEQARLQSELSNRAKTEFLANISHELRTPMNGIIGLGELLSLETLTAEQHELLVPLRRSSDELLRLINNLIELSALEAGQISLSPAPFAVIEMLRALLDNQQRAAQAKGLKLIEEDDPRLPNLLIGDIDRLRQIFTHLVGNAIKFTEHGQITISAQIESSRDDALTIRFCVSDTGPGIAADKLRLLDGMLVQTDGSAMRRYGGIGVGLPIARKLIELMGGKLEIESTVGVGSRFSFSLPFARPLSDSQL, from the coding sequence TTGAAACCATCCATCGACATTTTCTTTCTTGGCCGTCAGGTAGAACTGCTCTACCGCAACGTACGGCTGGGCCAGATCATGTCGGTAATCAATGCCGGTTTTCTGATCTGGGTCGCCCACGATATTTTCGGCTCCCCCGCGCTGCTGGCTTGGTGGGTTGCAGCCGTGCTCGTCGCCGGGCTGCGTGTTGTACTGGCCGCCCGGCATGCCCGGCTCGACGACGTGCAACGTCAGGAACAAGCAGTTCGCTGGCTGTATCGGGCGCGGGTCGGCGCCATGGCCAGCGGCTTGATCTGGAGCATTGGCGCCTTGCTGCTGATGATCGGCAGCGATACCACCCTGCAGTTATTCACTGCCTTCGTCATGGCCGGCATGGTGGCCGGCGCCGTCCCTGTTCTCGCTGCCGACAAAATAGCCTTCCGGCTCTATGCCTGGCCAATCATCCTTGCCGTGGGCATCGCCTCGCTGGGCATGGACTTGCTGCACATTGCCTTCAGCCTGATGACTTTTCTCTTCTTGCTGATTGCCACGCGCAGTGCCGACTATTTCTACGCCACGCTGCATGACAGTTTCCGGCTCGAACACGAAAAGGATCAACTGCTCGAACATCTGGAACAGGCCCGCCTGCAGTCCGAATTGTCGAATCGGGCCAAAACCGAGTTTCTGGCCAATATCAGTCATGAGCTTCGGACCCCGATGAACGGCATCATCGGCCTGGGTGAATTGCTCAGTCTTGAGACGTTGACCGCGGAACAGCATGAGCTCCTGGTCCCCTTGCGCCGTTCCAGCGACGAGTTGCTGCGCCTGATCAACAATCTGATCGAACTTTCGGCGCTTGAGGCCGGGCAAATCAGCTTGTCCCCTGCGCCGTTTGCCGTGATCGAGATGTTGCGCGCCCTGCTCGACAACCAGCAACGCGCGGCACAAGCCAAGGGGCTGAAACTGATCGAGGAAGACGATCCGCGACTGCCGAACCTGCTGATCGGCGACATCGACCGCCTGCGCCAGATATTCACGCACCTGGTCGGCAACGCCATCAAATTTACCGAGCATGGCCAAATCACCATCTCGGCACAAATCGAATCATCGCGCGACGATGCGCTGACCATTCGTTTTTGTGTCAGCGACACCGGGCCGGGCATCGCTGCCGATAAACTCCGCCTGCTCGATGGCATGCTTGTCCAGACCGACGGCAGTGCCATGCGCCGTTACGGCGGCATTGGTGTCGGACTACCGATCGCCCGTAAATTGATCGAGCTGATGGGCGGCAAACTGGAAATTGAAAGCACGGTCGGCGTCGGCAGCCGCTTCAGTTTCAGCCTGCCATTTGCTCGGCCGCTCAGCGACTCTCAGCTTTGA
- a CDS encoding PLP-dependent aminotransferase family protein gives MSPANQNPRFSQRIADLHPSPIREILAVIERPGMISFAGGLPSADTFPELTLDGMPITSLQYGASEGDTALRERVADELNERGLRCDPAQVIILSGSQQGIDLVAKLFIDAGTPVAVESPTYLAALQVFRYFGASFSELDAKLPQAGLSSENRPAFAYAIPTFQNPTGHCYSSAERDNLAAACDALQVPLFEDDPYRDLVFDDCDRTPVCARLKRASWVYQGSFSKSLAPGLRLGYLVASPDLLPYLVRLKQAADLHSNRLSQWLVLEQLRSPERAARTAGLVDTYRRRRDAFACALAQHFAGLADWEIPPGGLFFWLELKAKIDTRRLLTAAIERGVAFMPGEAFFADTASARSTLRLNFSHASEADAGRGLALLAELLKEETARQLGAVKAESR, from the coding sequence ATGAGCCCAGCCAATCAAAATCCCCGTTTTTCCCAGCGTATTGCCGATCTGCATCCATCACCGATCCGCGAAATACTTGCCGTCATCGAGCGGCCCGGCATGATTTCATTTGCCGGTGGTTTGCCGTCGGCTGACACCTTTCCCGAACTTACGCTCGATGGCATGCCGATCACCAGCTTGCAATACGGGGCCAGTGAAGGCGATACGGCCTTACGTGAGCGCGTTGCCGACGAGTTGAATGAACGCGGCCTGCGCTGCGATCCGGCCCAGGTCATCATTCTTTCCGGCTCGCAGCAGGGGATCGATCTGGTCGCCAAGCTGTTCATCGATGCCGGTACGCCGGTGGCTGTCGAATCGCCGACCTATCTCGCAGCCTTGCAGGTTTTCCGCTACTTCGGGGCGAGTTTTTCCGAGCTGGATGCCAAGTTACCGCAGGCCGGTTTGTCGAGCGAAAACCGTCCGGCTTTCGCGTATGCCATTCCGACCTTCCAGAACCCGACCGGGCATTGTTACAGCAGCGCCGAGCGGGATAATCTGGCGGCTGCCTGCGATGCCTTGCAGGTCCCGTTATTCGAAGACGATCCCTATCGTGACCTGGTGTTTGACGATTGTGACCGGACGCCGGTTTGCGCTCGGTTGAAACGCGCCTCGTGGGTTTATCAAGGCTCGTTCTCGAAAAGCCTGGCGCCGGGATTGCGTCTTGGTTACCTGGTTGCTTCGCCGGATTTGCTGCCCTACCTGGTGCGGCTCAAGCAGGCGGCCGATCTGCACAGCAACCGACTCAGCCAGTGGTTGGTGCTCGAACAATTGCGCAGTCCCGAGCGCGCCGCCAGAACTGCCGGGCTGGTCGATACCTACCGACGTCGGCGCGATGCGTTTGCCTGCGCACTGGCGCAGCATTTTGCCGGATTGGCCGACTGGGAAATTCCGCCGGGCGGCCTGTTCTTCTGGTTGGAACTGAAAGCGAAAATCGACACGCGCAGGCTGTTGACCGCAGCAATCGAGCGTGGCGTCGCTTTCATGCCGGGCGAAGCATTTTTTGCCGATACAGCGTCAGCCCGCAGTACTTTGCGCCTCAACTTCAGTCATGCCAGTGAAGCGGATGCCGGGCGCGGTCTGGCTCTGCTGGCCGAATTACTGAAAGAGGAAACAGCTCGCCAGCTGGGTGCTGTCAAAGCTGAGAGTCGCTGA
- a CDS encoding MarR family winged helix-turn-helix transcriptional regulator — protein sequence MVDLNNIDGLRNAAERFFFAYRAFTSQPDQLLAQRDLGRVHHRILYFVGRHPKTSVNTLLGILGVSKQALNGPLRQLIASALVSVDLAEHDRRVKQLTLTDAGIALEEELTGIQTRHLAAAFAAAGDEAAQGWLKVMAAIPEKV from the coding sequence ATGGTTGACCTAAATAACATCGATGGACTGCGCAACGCCGCCGAGCGGTTTTTCTTCGCCTACCGCGCCTTTACCTCGCAGCCGGATCAACTGCTGGCGCAGCGCGACCTGGGGCGGGTACATCACCGGATACTGTATTTTGTCGGGCGCCACCCGAAAACATCGGTCAATACCCTGCTCGGCATCCTCGGCGTATCGAAACAGGCACTCAACGGACCGTTGCGCCAACTGATCGCATCGGCGCTGGTCAGCGTAGACCTTGCCGAGCATGACCGCCGGGTCAAGCAATTGACGCTGACCGATGCCGGCATCGCGTTGGAAGAGGAATTGACCGGCATCCAGACCCGCCACCTTGCGGCGGCTTTCGCTGCCGCAGGTGATGAGGCCGCCCAGGGTTGGCTGAAAGTCATGGCCGCCATCCCGGAAAAGGTTTGA
- a CDS encoding FAD-binding oxidoreductase, whose protein sequence is MTSSPSLSERLAAHLAAHLAEVVGAQHVLTDPAEIAPFVTDWRGRFRGAAQCVVRPANSAEVAAVIKACAEAGVPVVPQGGNTSLCGAATADDEGLAVVVSLGRLNRILAVDPANHTISAQAGCTLAAVQEAARAADRLFPLALASEGTCQIGGNLSTNAGGVQVLRYGNTRELTLGLEVVLPNGELWDGLRGLRKDNTGYDLKHLFIGAEGTLGIITAAVLKLFPLPRSLTTSFVCLASPAAAVDLLNAAKSRFDAQLTAFELISEEALGLVLKHIPDAQRPIAGSPWYVLAEFADAAPASVEAWLGEMLEAEAISDAVLAQSEAQAQKLWALRENISEAQKIEGVSIKHDVSVPVSRIPEFLALADAALLEAFPAVRIVAFGHVGDGNLHYNLSKPDAQENTAFIASQPQVNRIVHDTVDALNGSISAEHGIGQLKREELLRYKSPVEMAMMRSIKQALDPRNLMNPGKIL, encoded by the coding sequence ATGACCTCTTCGCCCAGCCTGTCTGAACGCCTGGCTGCGCACCTGGCTGCGCACCTGGCCGAAGTGGTCGGGGCGCAGCATGTCCTGACCGATCCGGCTGAAATCGCCCCTTTCGTGACGGATTGGCGGGGGCGGTTTCGCGGTGCGGCGCAATGCGTGGTGCGCCCGGCGAACAGCGCCGAAGTGGCCGCCGTGATCAAGGCGTGTGCCGAAGCCGGGGTTCCGGTTGTGCCGCAGGGTGGCAATACCAGTCTGTGCGGTGCGGCGACCGCCGATGATGAGGGTTTGGCCGTCGTCGTCAGTCTGGGGCGTTTGAACCGCATTCTCGCGGTCGACCCTGCCAATCACACTATTTCGGCTCAGGCCGGCTGTACGCTGGCAGCGGTGCAGGAGGCGGCTCGTGCTGCCGATCGGCTGTTTCCGCTGGCTCTGGCTTCGGAAGGCACTTGCCAGATCGGTGGCAACCTGTCGACCAATGCCGGCGGCGTTCAGGTCTTGCGCTATGGCAATACGCGCGAACTGACGCTCGGTCTTGAAGTCGTGCTGCCCAACGGCGAATTGTGGGATGGCCTGCGCGGCCTGCGCAAAGATAATACCGGCTACGATCTGAAACACCTTTTCATCGGAGCCGAAGGAACGCTGGGCATCATCACGGCGGCCGTGCTCAAGCTTTTCCCATTACCGCGCAGCCTGACGACCAGTTTTGTTTGCCTTGCTTCGCCGGCTGCTGCGGTCGACCTGCTGAATGCGGCAAAATCGCGATTCGATGCGCAATTGACGGCTTTCGAACTGATTTCGGAAGAGGCGCTGGGGCTGGTCCTGAAACATATTCCCGATGCGCAGCGACCAATTGCCGGTTCGCCCTGGTATGTGCTGGCCGAGTTTGCCGATGCAGCACCGGCTTCGGTCGAGGCCTGGCTGGGCGAGATGCTTGAGGCTGAAGCGATCAGCGACGCCGTGCTCGCCCAAAGCGAAGCCCAGGCGCAGAAATTGTGGGCTCTGCGCGAGAATATTTCGGAAGCGCAGAAAATCGAGGGGGTGAGTATCAAGCACGATGTTTCAGTGCCGGTTTCACGTATCCCGGAATTTCTCGCCTTGGCCGATGCGGCGCTGCTTGAAGCTTTTCCCGCAGTCCGCATCGTGGCCTTCGGGCATGTCGGTGATGGCAACCTGCATTACAACCTGTCGAAACCGGATGCTCAGGAAAATACGGCTTTCATTGCCAGCCAGCCGCAGGTCAATCGCATCGTGCATGACACGGTCGATGCGCTGAATGGTTCGATTTCGGCGGAACACGGGATTGGCCAGTTGAAGCGCGAGGAACTGCTGCGTTACAAGAGTCCGGTCGAAATGGCCATGATGCGCTCGATCAAGCAGGCGCTTGACCCGCGCAACCTGATGAATCCGGGCAAGATTCTCTAA
- the rimO gene encoding 30S ribosomal protein S12 methylthiotransferase RimO, with the protein MHNIEKVPTVGFVSLGCPKASSDAERILTKLRAEGYEISPSYENSDLVIVNTCGFIDAAVEESLDAIGEALNENGKVIVTGCLGAKGDIVQNTHPSVLAVTGPHSADEVMGYVHSHLPKPHDPYSDLVPAQGVRLTPDHFAYLKISEGCNHSCTFCIIPSLRGPLVSRPVGDVLAEAENLARAGVKEILVISQDTSAYGVDLKYRTAFWGGKPVKSRLKELCEALASFGIWVRLHYVYPYPSVDDVIPLMAEGKILPYLDVPFQHASPKILKAMKRPASAENTLERIAKWREICPEIVIRSTFITGFPGETEEDFDQLIQFLEDAKLDRVGAFAYSPVEGAKANELGLLLPESVREDRRRWLMQVQEDISAAKLEAKIDTTIQVLVDAVDEEGTIARSKADAPEIDGLVYIDGYFDAQPGDFLQVKVVDADHHDLFAQPV; encoded by the coding sequence ATGCATAACATCGAAAAAGTGCCGACCGTCGGCTTCGTTTCACTCGGTTGCCCAAAGGCTTCCTCGGACGCTGAGCGCATCCTGACCAAGCTGCGCGCCGAAGGTTACGAAATCTCGCCGAGCTACGAGAATTCCGACCTGGTGATCGTCAATACCTGTGGCTTCATCGACGCTGCCGTCGAGGAATCGCTCGACGCCATCGGCGAGGCGCTCAACGAAAACGGCAAGGTCATTGTCACCGGCTGCCTCGGTGCCAAGGGCGACATCGTGCAGAACACCCATCCGTCCGTGCTCGCCGTGACTGGCCCGCATTCCGCCGACGAAGTGATGGGTTACGTACATAGCCACCTGCCCAAGCCGCACGATCCGTACAGCGATCTGGTCCCGGCCCAGGGCGTGCGTCTGACGCCGGATCACTTTGCCTATTTGAAGATTTCCGAAGGCTGCAACCATAGTTGCACCTTCTGCATCATCCCGTCGCTGCGCGGTCCGCTGGTGTCGCGTCCGGTTGGCGATGTATTGGCCGAGGCCGAGAATCTGGCCCGCGCCGGCGTCAAGGAAATCCTCGTCATCTCGCAGGACACCTCGGCCTATGGCGTCGATCTCAAGTACCGCACCGCCTTCTGGGGCGGCAAGCCGGTCAAGAGCCGGCTCAAGGAACTGTGCGAGGCACTGGCCAGCTTCGGCATCTGGGTTCGCCTGCATTACGTTTATCCCTACCCGTCGGTCGATGATGTCATTCCGCTGATGGCCGAAGGCAAGATCCTGCCTTACCTCGATGTGCCATTCCAGCACGCCAGCCCGAAGATCCTGAAGGCGATGAAACGTCCGGCCTCGGCCGAGAACACACTGGAACGCATCGCCAAGTGGCGCGAAATCTGTCCGGAAATCGTCATTCGCTCGACCTTCATCACCGGCTTCCCCGGCGAAACGGAAGAGGATTTCGACCAGCTGATCCAGTTCCTCGAAGATGCCAAGCTCGACCGCGTCGGTGCCTTTGCCTATTCGCCGGTTGAAGGTGCCAAGGCCAACGAACTCGGCCTGCTCCTGCCGGAAAGCGTGCGCGAAGACCGCCGTCGCTGGCTGATGCAGGTTCAGGAAGACATTTCTGCGGCCAAGCTCGAAGCCAAGATCGACACCACCATCCAGGTGCTGGTCGACGCGGTGGATGAAGAAGGCACGATTGCCCGCTCCAAGGCCGATGCACCAGAAATCGACGGCCTGGTGTACATCGACGGCTATTTCGATGCCCAGCCGGGCGATTTCCTGCAAGTGAAGGTTGTCGACGCCGACCATCATGACCTCTTCGCCCAGCCTGTCTGA
- a CDS encoding ferredoxin--NADP reductase, protein MSALATEKILSVHHWNDTLFSFRTTRDPGLRFINGQFVMIGLEVDGRPLTRAYSIASANHEEHLEFFSIKVPNGPLTSRLQHLQPGDPIIVSKKPTGTLVLRDLKPGKRLFMFATGTGLAPFMSLIHDPETYEKFEQIVLIHGVRQINELAYHDYIEHEIKEHEFFGDWAREKLVYYPTVTREKFRNNGRLTDLIRSGKLYADLGITRLDPASDRAMICGGPDMLKDTAALLDELGFEVSRHIGEAGDYVIERAFVEK, encoded by the coding sequence ATGAGCGCACTTGCTACCGAAAAGATCCTCTCCGTCCATCACTGGAACGACACGCTGTTTTCGTTCCGCACGACGCGTGACCCGGGGTTGCGCTTCATCAACGGCCAGTTCGTGATGATCGGTCTTGAGGTCGATGGTCGTCCGCTGACCCGTGCCTACAGCATTGCCAGCGCCAATCACGAGGAACACCTTGAGTTTTTCAGCATCAAGGTACCGAATGGTCCGCTCACCTCGCGCCTGCAGCACCTGCAGCCGGGTGATCCGATCATCGTCAGCAAGAAGCCGACGGGAACGCTGGTCCTGCGCGATCTGAAGCCGGGCAAGCGGCTTTTCATGTTTGCCACCGGTACTGGCCTGGCGCCGTTCATGAGCTTGATCCATGATCCGGAAACCTACGAAAAGTTCGAGCAGATCGTGCTCATTCACGGGGTGCGTCAGATCAATGAACTGGCTTATCACGACTACATCGAGCACGAGATCAAGGAGCACGAATTCTTCGGCGACTGGGCGCGTGAGAAGCTGGTTTATTACCCGACCGTGACGCGTGAAAAATTCCGCAACAACGGTCGTCTGACCGACCTGATCCGGTCCGGCAAGCTCTACGCCGACCTCGGGATAACTCGGCTCGATCCGGCGAGCGATCGGGCGATGATCTGCGGTGGTCCCGACATGTTGAAAGACACGGCGGCTTTGCTCGACGAGCTCGGTTTCGAGGTTTCGCGACACATTGGCGAAGCCGGTGATTACGTGATCGAACGGGCTTTCGTCGAAAAATAA
- a CDS encoding LysR family transcriptional regulator — protein sequence MRITLRQIEIFAAIARTENVSRAAEQLSMSQSAASSALVELERQFDCPLFDRIGKSLHLNGTGRALLPQAENMLARAADIEGFLSGSTLGPLAVGATLTIGNYLATLVVAEYLQRHPAAKIGLQVANTHSIVERLLGYQLDLGLIEGEANHPDLVLEPWIDDALVVFCAPHHPLAAAGATETSRLAEEKWIVRERGSGTRELFDRAIARPLAHAHIQLELEHTEAIKRAVESGIGIGCLSRLSLREAFRRGSLVEIKTPQFDLRRHFYFARHRQRNINPAMQTFLDLCREFSGAANDTDTLNLPFIQ from the coding sequence ATGCGAATCACCCTGCGCCAGATTGAAATCTTTGCTGCCATCGCCCGGACTGAAAACGTCTCGCGCGCAGCCGAGCAATTATCGATGTCGCAATCAGCCGCCAGCAGCGCGCTGGTTGAACTGGAGCGGCAATTCGATTGCCCCTTGTTCGACCGCATCGGCAAATCGCTGCATTTGAACGGCACCGGCCGGGCACTGTTGCCACAAGCCGAGAACATGCTGGCCCGGGCGGCCGATATCGAAGGTTTTCTGTCCGGCAGCACGCTCGGGCCGCTCGCTGTCGGCGCCACGCTGACCATCGGCAACTACCTGGCCACGCTGGTCGTTGCCGAATACCTGCAACGCCATCCGGCAGCCAAAATCGGCTTGCAGGTCGCCAACACGCACAGCATTGTCGAACGACTGCTCGGTTATCAACTCGATCTCGGCCTGATCGAAGGCGAAGCCAACCACCCGGATCTGGTACTGGAACCGTGGATTGACGATGCTCTGGTCGTTTTTTGTGCCCCGCATCATCCACTGGCTGCAGCGGGCGCGACCGAGACAAGTCGGCTGGCCGAAGAAAAATGGATTGTCCGCGAACGCGGTTCAGGCACGCGCGAATTGTTCGACCGGGCGATTGCCCGCCCCCTGGCCCATGCCCATATCCAGCTCGAACTGGAACACACCGAAGCGATCAAGCGGGCCGTCGAATCAGGCATCGGCATCGGTTGCCTGTCACGCTTGTCGCTACGCGAAGCCTTCCGTCGTGGCAGCCTGGTCGAGATCAAGACGCCGCAATTCGATCTCCGCCGCCATTTTTATTTTGCCCGGCACCGCCAGCGCAACATCAACCCGGCGATGCAGACCTTTCTCGATCTGTGCCGGGAATTCAGCGGTGCAGCAAACGATACCGATACGCTGAACCTGCCCTTCATTCAGTAA
- a CDS encoding SCO family protein, translating to MDRRLFLALPWLLAGCKPSSPAFRNTELNKPAFGKRLDLQDHEGRMRSLADFSGKVIILFFGYTSCPDICPTMLARLAEVMNKLGTMAERVQVLFVTLDPERDSAARLKDFVPWFHPSFLGLRGSTEETRRVAEEFRVFSARKEVGSELGYILDHSAGAYLFDPAGQLRLYVGDQAGVDDIVADIRLLLAG from the coding sequence ATGGACCGCCGCCTGTTTCTTGCTCTTCCCTGGCTGCTTGCCGGCTGCAAGCCATCGTCGCCGGCTTTTCGCAATACCGAATTGAACAAGCCGGCTTTCGGCAAACGACTGGATCTGCAAGATCACGAAGGCCGGATGCGCTCGTTGGCCGATTTTTCCGGCAAGGTCATCATCCTTTTCTTCGGTTACACCTCCTGTCCGGACATCTGCCCGACCATGCTTGCCCGCCTGGCGGAAGTGATGAACAAGCTGGGAACGATGGCCGAGCGGGTACAGGTGCTCTTTGTCACGCTCGATCCGGAACGTGACAGTGCCGCGAGGCTGAAGGATTTCGTGCCGTGGTTCCATCCCTCGTTCCTCGGCTTGCGCGGCTCCACGGAAGAAACCCGGCGGGTTGCCGAAGAATTTCGGGTGTTCAGCGCCCGCAAGGAGGTCGGCAGCGAGTTGGGTTACATCCTCGATCATTCGGCCGGCGCCTACTTGTTCGACCCCGCCGGGCAATTGCGTCTGTACGTCGGAGACCAGGCCGGTGTCGACGATATCGTGGCCGATATTCGGCTGCTTCTGGCCGGTTGA